CTTACCGAATCGACCGCTTTCACGCCGCCGAAGGCTTTGGTCAGGCCGCTCACCCTGAGGAGCGGCATCTCCTCTCGATCTTTCATCTCTCGACCTTCACCCATCGTTCGAACTGGTGGTACTTTCTCTGGAGGTAGTGGAAGATGCCCTCGGGGATGGCCACGGTGAAGACGACCAGGAAGAGGCCGTAGATGACGATCCTCAACCCCCCGATGCCGCGGAGCAATTCGGACAGGGGGACCAGGATGAAGGCGCCCAGCAATGGGCCTGCGAAGGTCCCTATCCCGCCCACCACGGCCGAGGCGATCGGAAGGATGGAGTAGTCCATCTCGAAGACGGGCATCCCCACGAACATATAGACATGGGTCATCAGGGCACCGGCAAAGCCTCCCACGGCGCTGGCCAGGAAGAGGGCCTGAGCTTTATACCAGTAGATGTTGATCCCGCTTCTCATGACGGAGCGGTCGTTATCCCGAATGCCACGGAGGACGAGGCCGTAATCGGTGTTGATCAACCGGCGGAAGAAGAAGAGGACGGCGAAGGCAGCGACCAGGCTGAGATACATCTCGAACCGGATGCTCGGAAGGCCCGAAAGGCCGCTCAACCCCTCGGTCCCCCCGAAGATCTTCGTGGCCTCGATGATCCTCACCAACATCAGGGGGAGGGCGAGGGTGACCATGGCGAAGTAGATCCCCCTGAGCCTCAGGACCGGAAGGAGAAGGAGGGTGCAGAGGACCCCTCCCCCGAGGGTGGCGATGGGGATGGTAAATAAGGGGGAAATTTTAAAGGAGTGGTTGAGGATCCCGCTGATATAGGCGCCCACGCCGAAAAAGAGGGCCTGGCCGAGCGAGACCATCCCGGCGGCGGTAAGGAGGTCCCAGCTCAAGGCGAGCAGGGCAAAGACCGAGGTGGAGATCAGGACCTTCTGCCAGTACTCTTCCACCAGGAGGGTGGCGAGAAACAGGGTGAGGATGGGGACGGCTCTCGGGACCAGCAGATAGAGCATCTCCCGATAGGAGAAGAGGGCATAGATATCTTCGGTCCTCGCCTTGATCCCCCGATCGATTCGCTCTTTCCGGTATTCCATAAGGTCTTTTTCAACGCCCTTGTTTCGAACCGTCAACGCTCTTAAACGAATAGCCTATGTTCCTGTTTCAAATTTCCCGTTTTGAAATTCGAATATAAACCCCTATATTCTTTCCTCCAGCTCCTTCTGTTTTCCGAAAAGGCCCGAAGGTTTGATGATAAGGATGATGAGGATGGCAGCGAGGCTCACGATCATCATCCAGTGAGAGCCAATGTAGGTCGCGGTGAAGGTCTGGGCGTAGCCGATCAGAAGGCTGGCAACCAAGATTCCAAAGGTGCTTCCAAGCCCTCCCACGATGCAGACCGCAAGGGCATTGAGAAGGGCGCTGTATCCGCCCTCCACCGCGATCTGCCCGAGGGGGAAGATCGCGATGGCCGCTACCCCCGCCAACCCCGAGCCGAAGGCCAGACTGAAGGTGGCCATCTTGTCCGTGTTGATCCCGAGGACCAGGGCGGTTCGTTCCTCTTGAGCCATGCCCCGGAAGGCAAGGCCCGTCTTGGTGTAATGGGTGAATCCCCAGAGAAAGATGACCAGCGCCACGCCAATCCCAACGATGAGGAGGCGCTGGAGGTCGATGTAGGTCCCCCCCAGGGAGATGCTCCCATCGATGAAGACCGGCAGGGTATATTCGTATCCGACGAAACCCAAGAACCGGAAGAACTCGAGGATGGAAAGGCCGATTCCAAAGGAGGCGATCACCTCGGAAATCGGCATGCCCCTGACCCGGAGGAGGATGAATCGATAGATGAGGCCGCCTATGAGAGCGGTGAATAGGACGGCCAGGACGATGGAGAGGAGGTAGTTGATCTTGAGCCACGACAGAAGCATCCAGGCGGTATAAGCGGAAGTGACATAAAGGGCCCCATAGGCGAAGTTGGCCACCCCGCTGATCCCGAAGGTGAGGTTGAACCCGAGGGCGATCAGGGCCAGGATGACACTGTTGACGAAACCGTAGATGAGGGTCCCTTGGAGCATCTCTCCCGACTTTCCAACTTTTAGGTGGAAAATAGAGGGGGGGAGGTTTGGGAACCTCCCGCCCAGATGTCTAAGAACTCGAACTCATTTGCCAGGTTTTAAGACCCATTCCGGGGCCCAAACTTTCTTCTCCGCTAAGGCAGGCGGATAGACGATCCTGCGCTCTCCTGCCTCGCTCCACTGGAACATGACCGCCACCGCCTCTTTGGCGGGATCGAGACCGTAGACCACCTGATGGCCTTTGTCGAATTTGATTCGGCCCATGACCCCCACCCTATCCGTCTTTTCCAGGGAGGCCACCAGGGCTTCCGGTTCGATCGTCCCTGCCCTCTCGATGGCCTCTTTCAGGATGTAGACCGATTCATAGGAGGGAGCGGGTCCGTGGCCGGACTGGACGGCCTCTTTATATTTCTTCTTGTAGGCTTCGTAAAATTCCCTGGCCGGTGGGTGCTTGGCCGAAGGGATGTTCCCCAATTCGAAGATGGCATTGAGCAGTCCTCCGATCTGTCCATCGAAGGTCTTCCAGGCGGCCTCGCCCGCCATGGGTGAGATAAAGCCTGCCATCAGGGCCGGGACCCTGATGCTCTTGTACTGTTTTACCAGAATACCGCTCTG
This genomic interval from Thermodesulfobacteriota bacterium contains the following:
- a CDS encoding branched-chain amino acid ABC transporter permease is translated as MEYRKERIDRGIKARTEDIYALFSYREMLYLLVPRAVPILTLFLATLLVEEYWQKVLISTSVFALLALSWDLLTAAGMVSLGQALFFGVGAYISGILNHSFKISPLFTIPIATLGGGVLCTLLLLPVLRLRGIYFAMVTLALPLMLVRIIEATKIFGGTEGLSGLSGLPSIRFEMYLSLVAAFAVLFFFRRLINTDYGLVLRGIRDNDRSVMRSGINIYWYKAQALFLASAVGGFAGALMTHVYMFVGMPVFEMDYSILPIASAVVGGIGTFAGPLLGAFILVPLSELLRGIGGLRIVIYGLFLVVFTVAIPEGIFHYLQRKYHQFERWVKVER
- a CDS encoding branched-chain amino acid ABC transporter permease; protein product: MLQGTLIYGFVNSVILALIALGFNLTFGISGVANFAYGALYVTSAYTAWMLLSWLKINYLLSIVLAVLFTALIGGLIYRFILLRVRGMPISEVIASFGIGLSILEFFRFLGFVGYEYTLPVFIDGSISLGGTYIDLQRLLIVGIGVALVIFLWGFTHYTKTGLAFRGMAQEERTALVLGINTDKMATFSLAFGSGLAGVAAIAIFPLGQIAVEGGYSALLNALAVCIVGGLGSTFGILVASLLIGYAQTFTATYIGSHWMMIVSLAAILIILIIKPSGLFGKQKELEERI